In Bifidobacterium scardovii JCM 12489 = DSM 13734, the genomic stretch TGGTCGGCGATTCCGACCAGTCGATCTACGCCTTCCGCGGCGCCGACATCCGCAACATCCAGGACTTCGAGCAGGACTTCCCGAACGCGAAGACGATCATGCTCGAGCAGAACTACCGCTCCACGCAGACGATCCTCGACGCGGCCAACGCGGTGATCGCCCGTAACGAGGGCCGCAAGCCGAAGAAGCTGTGGACCGCGCTCGGCAAGGGCGAGCCGATCGTCGGCTACGCGGCCGACAACGCGCAGCAGGAGGCGGCGTGGATCGGCACCGAAATCGCGAGGCTGCACGCCGAGGAGGGCATCGCGTATTCGGATATGGCGATCATGTACCGCGCCAACGCGCAGTCCCGGTCCCTCGAGGAGGCGCTGATCAACGCCGGGCTGCCCTACCAGCTGGTAGGCGGCACGCGCTTCTACGAGCGGCGCGAGATCAAGGACGCGCTCGCCTACCTGCAGGCTATCGTCAACCCGGCCGACGACGTGAACATGCGGCGCATCATGAACGTGCCCAAGCGCGGGCTCGGCGCCCGCGCCGAGGCGATCGTGGCCGGCTACGCCGAGGCGCACGCCACCACCTTCTACGCCGGCATCGCGAACATCGAGTCGGTCGAGGGCGTGCCGACGCGCACCGCCACGCAGCTCAAGGCCTTCCGCGATCTGATGGTCGGCCTGCACGAGTTCGCCGTCGCCCACGACGGCAAGCCGAGCGAGATCGTCGCCGAGATGCTGTCCAAGTCCGGTCTGCTCGACGAGCTGCGCAAGTCGGAGGACCCGCAGGATGCCTCGCGCGTGGAGAACCTGTCCCAGCTGCAGTCCGTGGCCGCCGAATTCGAGCAGAACACGCCCGACGCCACGCTGGCCGGCTTCCTGGAGACCACCGCGCTCGTGGCCGATTCCGACCAGCTGCCGTCCGAGGGCGAGGATTCGGGCAAGGTCACGCTGATGACCCTGCACACCGCCAAGGGCCTGGAATACCCGGTCGTGTTCCTCACCGGCATGGAGCAGGGGACCTTCCCGCATTCGCGCGCGATGGAGGACACGAGCGAACTGTCCGAGGAGCGGCGGCTCGCCTATGTTGGCATCACGCGCGCCAAGCGGCGCCTGTACGTGACGCGCGCGGCGGTGCGCGCCCAGTGGGGGCAGGCCAACGAGATGCTGCCCAGCCAGTTCCTCGACGAGATCCCCGACGGGCTGATCGATTGGAAGCGGCGCGAGGCCGGCGTGGAGCGCATGCGATCCAACTGGTCCAACGGCGGGTTCGACGACGAGTTCGGCGGATGGGATGACGACGACTTCAGCGGCACGACCTTCGGCGGGTCGTCCTACGGTTCCCGCGGTGG encodes the following:
- a CDS encoding ATP-dependent helicase produces the protein MQQDPDLIARTAEELVGDLNPQQAQAVQYRGPALLIGAGAGSGKTRVLTRRIAYILSQLGAWPSQILAITFTNKAAAEMRERLEGLIGPVARRMWVSTFHSACVRILRRDGKSIGLNSGFSIYDTADCERLVKLIGADLNVDLKRYTPRVILGRISDYKNNLQDWRDALRQYAPDYKPGQRGYQMGRFGNVEELYAVMYAEYQYRLAAANAVDFDDLIGRTVELLRADPMVADYYRHKFRYILVDEYQDTNHAQYVLVRELAGVEGAGAPGAATSPTAVAAGREGQAWITVVGDSDQSIYAFRGADIRNIQDFEQDFPNAKTIMLEQNYRSTQTILDAANAVIARNEGRKPKKLWTALGKGEPIVGYAADNAQQEAAWIGTEIARLHAEEGIAYSDMAIMYRANAQSRSLEEALINAGLPYQLVGGTRFYERREIKDALAYLQAIVNPADDVNMRRIMNVPKRGLGARAEAIVAGYAEAHATTFYAGIANIESVEGVPTRTATQLKAFRDLMVGLHEFAVAHDGKPSEIVAEMLSKSGLLDELRKSEDPQDASRVENLSQLQSVAAEFEQNTPDATLAGFLETTALVADSDQLPSEGEDSGKVTLMTLHTAKGLEYPVVFLTGMEQGTFPHSRAMEDTSELSEERRLAYVGITRAKRRLYVTRAAVRAQWGQANEMLPSQFLDEIPDGLIDWKRREAGVERMRSNWSNGGFDDEFGGWDDDDFSGTTFGGSSYGSRGGSGRGSGGYGSGSSGSAYGSSSGSSRRFGSGATYGGSYGSSGSSGHGSSGYGSGSGYGFGSRYGSYGSSRGGKVTTRRVAPKSSGSSSKAVPSSSLGKDNNLNIADFHIGDRITHDQYGLGTIVDTQDKGRNSVITVDFGSDGVKRLMLRVAPIEKL